The following are encoded in a window of Cupriavidus oxalaticus genomic DNA:
- the lptM gene encoding LPS translocon maturation chaperone LptM, whose amino-acid sequence MLRRVAIVSAFAATLAMPLLAGCGIRGPLTMPKVPPEPTAPTVADPGLGRTDAVPLPTPAPAPAPADQPASSPAAPTTR is encoded by the coding sequence ATGCTGCGTCGTGTTGCGATTGTATCGGCGTTTGCCGCCACCCTTGCGATGCCCCTGCTGGCCGGATGCGGCATCCGCGGGCCGCTGACCATGCCCAAGGTACCGCCCGAGCCGACTGCGCCCACCGTGGCCGATCCCGGCCTGGGCCGCACCGATGCGGTGCCCCTTCCTACGCCTGCTCCGGCACCGGCTCCGGCCGACCAGCCGGCATCGTCGCCCGCCGCCCCCACTACCCGATAA
- a CDS encoding penicillin-binding protein 1A translates to MATAQQKPTRPARRPIWARFMFWAVGLVVAGVVMIALLLGYALLVAAPNLPSLDTITDYRPKIPLRIYTADNVLIGEFGEERRNFVPIAEIPDVMKKAVLAIEDDRFYEHGGVDFVGVMRAGLANLRGGLSQGASTITMQVARNFFLSSEKTYTRKIYEMLLAYKIEANLNKDQILELYMNQIYLGQRAYGFDSAARVYFGKSVRDVTPAEAAMLAGLPKAPSAYNPVVNPRRAKVRQEYILQRMRDLRYITPEQYDAAVHEELKVRTEGNEFSTHAEYVAEIVRQLMYAQYREETYTRGLTVYTTLTKPDQDAAYEAVRTGIMNYERKHGYRGPEAFIDLPSDPAEREQAIDDALVEHPGSGDLRSAVVTSVSSKQVKATLLSGEVATIEGSALRFISPSMSANAQPKMKMRPGAIIRVTQDDKGNWSVTQLPEVAAAFVSLSPQDGEIRAMVGGFDFNRNKFNRVTQAWRQPGSSFKPFIYSAALEKGFSPATVINDAPLTIGPDTGGQVWEPKNYDGRFEGPMTMRRALAKSKNLVSVRILRAIGTQYAQDYITRFGFEADKHPAYLPMALGSGAVTPLQMAGAYSVFANGGYRVNPYLIQKVVDARGNVISETHPQRAGTDAVRVLDARTAFIADTMLRDVVRYGTASSAKQRLGRNDLAGKTGTTNDAVDAWFAGYTPNLVAIAWMGYDQPKSLGVRETGGGLALPIWVGYMSKALKGVPESPERPAPEGVLMVGGDWTFEENAGGAGVASVGLGDPWPGKPEESTTTTPSPDTEQEKRKILEMFGGA, encoded by the coding sequence ATGGCCACAGCACAACAGAAGCCGACCCGCCCTGCCCGCCGCCCGATCTGGGCGCGCTTCATGTTCTGGGCGGTGGGGCTGGTTGTTGCCGGTGTCGTCATGATCGCGCTGCTGCTCGGCTACGCGCTGCTGGTGGCTGCGCCCAACCTGCCCTCGCTGGACACCATCACCGACTACCGGCCCAAGATCCCGTTGCGGATCTACACGGCGGACAATGTGCTGATCGGCGAGTTCGGCGAAGAGCGCCGCAACTTCGTGCCGATCGCCGAGATCCCCGACGTGATGAAAAAGGCCGTCCTGGCGATCGAGGACGACCGCTTCTACGAACACGGCGGCGTGGACTTCGTCGGCGTGATGCGCGCGGGGCTGGCCAACCTGCGCGGGGGCCTGTCGCAAGGTGCGTCGACCATCACCATGCAGGTGGCGCGCAACTTCTTCCTGTCGAGCGAGAAGACCTACACCCGCAAGATCTACGAGATGCTGCTGGCGTACAAGATCGAGGCCAACCTGAACAAGGACCAGATCCTCGAGCTGTACATGAACCAGATCTACCTGGGCCAGCGCGCATATGGCTTCGACAGCGCCGCGCGCGTGTACTTCGGCAAGTCGGTGCGCGACGTGACGCCGGCCGAGGCCGCGATGCTGGCCGGCCTGCCCAAGGCGCCGTCGGCGTACAACCCGGTGGTGAACCCGCGCCGCGCCAAGGTGCGCCAGGAATACATCCTGCAGCGCATGCGCGACCTGCGCTACATCACGCCCGAGCAATATGACGCAGCGGTGCACGAGGAACTGAAGGTGCGCACCGAGGGCAACGAGTTCTCGACCCACGCCGAGTACGTCGCCGAAATCGTGCGCCAGCTGATGTACGCGCAGTACCGCGAAGAAACCTATACGCGCGGCCTGACGGTCTACACCACGCTGACCAAGCCCGACCAGGATGCGGCGTACGAAGCCGTGCGCACCGGCATCATGAACTACGAGCGCAAGCACGGCTACCGCGGCCCCGAAGCCTTTATCGACCTGCCTTCCGATCCGGCCGAGCGCGAGCAGGCGATCGACGATGCGCTGGTCGAGCACCCGGGCAGCGGCGACCTGCGCTCGGCCGTGGTCACCAGCGTGTCGTCCAAGCAGGTCAAGGCCACGCTGCTGTCGGGCGAGGTGGCGACCATCGAAGGCTCGGCGCTGCGCTTTATCTCGCCGTCGATGTCGGCCAATGCCCAGCCCAAGATGAAGATGCGTCCCGGCGCGATCATCCGCGTGACGCAGGATGACAAGGGCAACTGGTCGGTCACGCAGCTGCCGGAAGTGGCCGCCGCGTTCGTGTCGCTGAGCCCGCAGGACGGCGAGATCCGTGCGATGGTGGGCGGCTTCGACTTCAACCGCAACAAGTTCAACCGCGTGACGCAGGCCTGGCGCCAGCCGGGTTCGAGCTTCAAGCCGTTCATCTATTCGGCGGCGCTGGAGAAGGGTTTCTCGCCGGCCACGGTAATCAATGACGCGCCGCTGACGATCGGCCCCGATACCGGCGGCCAGGTGTGGGAGCCGAAGAACTACGACGGCCGCTTCGAAGGCCCGATGACCATGCGCCGCGCGCTGGCCAAGTCCAAGAACCTGGTTTCGGTGCGGATCCTGCGCGCGATCGGCACGCAGTATGCGCAGGACTACATCACCCGCTTCGGCTTCGAGGCCGACAAGCATCCCGCCTATCTGCCGATGGCGCTGGGCTCCGGCGCCGTGACGCCGCTGCAGATGGCGGGCGCGTACTCGGTATTCGCCAACGGCGGCTACCGCGTCAACCCGTACCTGATCCAGAAGGTGGTGGATGCGCGCGGCAACGTGATCTCCGAAACCCATCCGCAACGCGCCGGCACCGATGCCGTGCGCGTGCTCGACGCACGCACCGCCTTTATCGCCGACACCATGCTGCGCGACGTGGTCCGCTACGGTACCGCCAGCAGCGCCAAGCAGCGCCTGGGCCGCAACGACCTGGCCGGCAAGACCGGTACCACCAACGACGCGGTCGATGCCTGGTTCGCCGGCTACACGCCCAACCTGGTGGCAATCGCCTGGATGGGCTACGACCAGCCCAAGAGCCTGGGCGTGCGCGAGACCGGTGGCGGGCTGGCGCTGCCGATCTGGGTCGGCTACATGAGCAAGGCGCTCAAGGGCGTGCCCGAGTCGCCGGAACGGCCGGCGCCCGAAGGCGTGCTGATGGTGGGCGGCGACTGGACCTTCGAGGAGAACGCGGGCGGTGCCGGCGTGGCCTCGGTGGGCCTGGGCGATCCGTGGCCGGGCAAGCCGGAGGAATCCACGACGACGACACCGTCGCCGGATACCGAGCAGGAGAAGCGCAAGATCCTGGAAATGTTCGGCGGGGCTTGA
- the msrP gene encoding protein-methionine-sulfoxide reductase catalytic subunit MsrP → MLIPSPKWLRGGDIAADEITPRDVFESRRRMLALAAAGAAGATLAPWFARNAWAQHGPKLAATPNNAYVVTEKRTPYQDVTTYNNFYEFGTDKSDPARNAGTLRPRPWQVSVEGLVKTPRVYDLDELMKVAAMEERVYRLRCVEGWSMVIPWIGYPLAELIRRVEPQPGAKYVQFITLADKKQMPGVSSSVLDWPYSEGLRMDEAMHPLALLTFGLYGEVLPNQNGAPVRMVVPWKYGFKSAKSIVRIRFVDKQPPTSWNLAAPQEYGFYSNVNPDVDHPRWSQATERRIGEERGGGFGALFAPKRKTLPFNGYGQQVAALYQGMDLKKNF, encoded by the coding sequence ATGTTGATTCCTTCCCCCAAATGGCTGCGCGGCGGCGATATCGCCGCCGACGAGATCACCCCCCGCGATGTCTTCGAGTCGCGCCGCCGCATGCTCGCGCTGGCCGCCGCAGGTGCCGCCGGCGCCACGCTGGCGCCATGGTTTGCCCGCAACGCCTGGGCGCAGCACGGCCCGAAGCTGGCGGCCACGCCCAACAATGCTTATGTCGTGACCGAGAAGCGTACGCCCTACCAGGACGTGACCACCTACAACAATTTCTACGAGTTCGGTACCGACAAGTCCGACCCGGCCCGCAACGCCGGCACGCTGCGCCCGCGCCCATGGCAGGTGTCGGTGGAAGGGCTGGTGAAAACGCCCAGGGTCTACGATCTCGATGAACTGATGAAAGTCGCGGCGATGGAAGAGCGCGTCTACCGCCTGCGCTGCGTCGAAGGCTGGTCGATGGTGATCCCCTGGATCGGCTATCCGCTGGCCGAGCTGATCAGGCGCGTCGAGCCGCAACCCGGCGCGAAATACGTGCAGTTCATCACGCTCGCCGACAAGAAGCAGATGCCTGGCGTCAGCAGCAGCGTGCTCGACTGGCCCTACAGCGAAGGCCTGCGCATGGACGAGGCGATGCACCCGCTGGCGCTGCTGACCTTCGGCCTGTATGGCGAGGTGCTGCCCAACCAGAACGGTGCGCCGGTGCGCATGGTGGTGCCGTGGAAATACGGCTTCAAGAGCGCCAAGTCGATCGTCAGGATCCGCTTTGTCGACAAGCAGCCGCCCACCAGCTGGAACCTGGCGGCGCCGCAGGAATACGGTTTCTATTCCAACGTGAACCCCGACGTCGACCACCCGCGCTGGAGCCAGGCGACCGAACGCCGCATCGGCGAGGAGCGCGGCGGCGGTTTCGGCGCGCTGTTCGCGCCCAAGCGCAAGACGCTGCCGTTCAACGGCTACGGCCAGCAGGTGGCAGCGCTGTACCAGGGCATGGACCTGAAGAAGAACTTCTGA
- the lysA gene encoding diaminopimelate decarboxylase yields the protein MTAFFHRQDGALAVEQVPLAQIAAEFGTPTYVYSRAALTAAYQAYAAACQGRKAQVQYAMKANSNLAVLQVFAKLGAGFDIVSGGELKRVLAAGGDARKVVFSGVGKSAAEMELALAHDVRCFNVESIPELDRLNEVAGRLGKRARVSLRINPDVDARTHPYISTGLKGNKFGIAFEDVLPTYRAAAALPHLEVTGIDCHIGSQITEVEPYLEALDKVLDVVEALEREGINLEHIDVGGGLGITYTDETPPDITGFATTLLERVAARGHGHREVLFEPGRSLVGNAGVLLTQVEFLKPGEARNFCIVDAAMNDLARPAMYEAYHRIEPVALRAAAPVTYDIVGPVCESGDWLGRDRALAVQPGDLLAVMSAGAYGFTMSSNYNTRPRAAEVMVDGARVHLVRERELVEDLFRDERLLQD from the coding sequence ATGACCGCTTTCTTCCATCGCCAGGACGGTGCGCTTGCCGTCGAGCAGGTACCGCTGGCGCAGATCGCCGCTGAATTCGGCACGCCCACCTATGTCTATTCGCGCGCGGCGCTGACCGCTGCGTACCAGGCCTACGCCGCCGCCTGCCAAGGCCGCAAGGCGCAGGTCCAGTACGCCATGAAGGCCAATTCCAACCTGGCGGTGCTGCAGGTGTTCGCCAAACTGGGGGCGGGCTTCGACATTGTCTCGGGCGGCGAACTCAAGCGCGTGCTGGCCGCCGGCGGCGATGCGCGCAAGGTGGTGTTCTCGGGCGTGGGCAAGAGCGCGGCGGAGATGGAACTGGCGCTGGCGCACGACGTGCGCTGCTTCAATGTCGAGTCGATCCCCGAGCTGGACCGATTGAACGAGGTTGCCGGCCGGCTCGGCAAGCGCGCGCGCGTGTCGCTGCGCATCAACCCGGATGTCGACGCCAGGACCCATCCGTATATTTCCACCGGCCTGAAGGGCAACAAGTTCGGCATTGCCTTCGAGGACGTGCTGCCGACCTACCGCGCCGCGGCGGCGCTGCCGCACCTGGAAGTGACCGGCATCGACTGCCATATCGGCTCGCAGATCACTGAGGTCGAGCCCTACCTGGAAGCGCTGGACAAGGTGCTGGACGTGGTCGAGGCACTTGAGCGCGAGGGCATCAACCTCGAGCACATCGACGTGGGCGGCGGCCTGGGCATCACCTACACCGACGAGACCCCGCCCGACATCACCGGCTTTGCCACCACGCTGCTCGAACGCGTGGCCGCGCGTGGCCATGGCCACCGCGAGGTGCTGTTCGAGCCGGGCCGTTCGCTGGTGGGCAATGCCGGCGTGCTGCTGACGCAGGTGGAATTCCTCAAGCCCGGCGAAGCCCGGAATTTCTGCATCGTGGATGCAGCCATGAACGACCTGGCCCGACCGGCAATGTACGAGGCGTACCACCGCATCGAGCCGGTGGCGCTGCGCGCTGCTGCGCCGGTGACCTACGACATCGTCGGCCCGGTATGCGAGTCGGGCGACTGGCTTGGCCGCGACCGCGCGCTGGCGGTGCAGCCGGGCGACCTGCTGGCGGTGATGTCCGCCGGCGCGTACGGCTTCACCATGAGCTCGAACTACAACACCCGCCCGCGCGCCGCCGAAGTGATGGTGGACGGCGCCCGCGTGCACCTGGTGCGCGAGCGCGAGCTGGTCGAAGACCTGTTCCGCGACGAGCGCCTGCTGCAGGACTGA
- the cyaY gene encoding iron donor protein CyaY: MPPLSESEFLALATQELDRIEAAVEAAADAADADVEISRTGNVMELEFENGSKIIINSQAPMQELWVAARSGGFHFRREGERWIDTRNGGELYAALSGYVSEQAGTTLKLS; the protein is encoded by the coding sequence ATGCCCCCCTTGAGCGAAAGCGAGTTCCTCGCCCTGGCCACGCAGGAGCTGGACCGCATCGAAGCCGCGGTCGAAGCGGCTGCCGACGCGGCCGATGCCGATGTGGAAATCAGCCGCACCGGCAACGTGATGGAGCTGGAGTTCGAGAACGGCTCCAAGATCATCATCAACAGCCAGGCGCCAATGCAGGAACTGTGGGTCGCGGCGCGCTCCGGCGGCTTCCACTTCCGCCGCGAAGGCGAGCGCTGGATCGACACGCGCAACGGCGGCGAGCTGTACGCGGCGCTGTCGGGCTATGTGAGCGAGCAGGCAGGAACGACGCTGAAGCTAAGCTAA
- a CDS encoding anti-sigma factor family protein, with protein MMSAIHEADLHAYADGQLSGARRAAVEAYLAQHPGAAAQVAAWRRQADALHGMLDPVLNEPVPLAALPPALHGEPRQAGRRRAPRWTMALAAGCASVALLALGGALGWMAHDRIGSTTVAMAPGERFAREALATHVVYAPEMRHPVEVAASDEAHLIAWLSKRLGMALQVPDLRAQGFHLIGGRLGVAEGGPSAILMYEADDGTRLSLQLRRMAQGTPDTGFRVERMPREGARRPAARPATGPAPMAFYWIDRDLGFALAGPLERARLLTLAQAVYQQYQGG; from the coding sequence ATGATGTCCGCGATCCACGAAGCCGATCTTCATGCCTACGCCGACGGCCAGCTGTCCGGCGCGCGCCGCGCCGCGGTGGAGGCGTACCTGGCGCAGCACCCCGGCGCAGCAGCGCAGGTCGCCGCGTGGCGCCGCCAGGCCGATGCGCTGCACGGCATGCTGGATCCCGTATTGAACGAACCGGTGCCATTGGCCGCGCTGCCGCCCGCCCTGCATGGCGAGCCGCGCCAGGCCGGGCGCCGGCGCGCGCCGCGCTGGACCATGGCGCTGGCCGCGGGCTGCGCCTCGGTGGCATTGCTGGCGCTCGGCGGCGCGCTCGGCTGGATGGCCCACGATCGCATCGGCAGCACCACCGTAGCGATGGCACCCGGCGAGCGCTTCGCTCGCGAGGCGCTCGCCACGCATGTGGTTTACGCGCCGGAAATGCGCCACCCGGTGGAAGTCGCCGCCAGCGACGAGGCGCACCTGATCGCGTGGTTGTCCAAGCGCCTCGGCATGGCGCTGCAAGTGCCCGACCTGCGCGCGCAGGGCTTCCACCTGATCGGCGGACGGCTGGGCGTGGCCGAAGGCGGCCCGTCCGCCATCCTGATGTACGAAGCGGACGACGGCACGCGCCTGTCGCTGCAGTTGCGGCGCATGGCGCAGGGCACGCCCGACACCGGCTTCCGCGTCGAGCGCATGCCGCGCGAAGGCGCACGGCGGCCGGCTGCCAGGCCGGCTACAGGGCCGGCGCCGATGGCGTTCTACTGGATCGACCGCGACCTCGGCTTTGCGCTGGCCGGGCCGCTGGAGCGTGCCCGGCTGCTGACGCTGGCGCAGGCGGTCTACCAGCAATACCAGGGCGGCTAG
- the ccsB gene encoding c-type cytochrome biogenesis protein CcsB — MSSNVTTQATRATPAHGGAGDEAYLEPSFLRRLTWVDWLFALALAVGAGIALSQYAQWMDGYDKAVLIGAVPAFALLGWHWKPVRPLMLGLTVLSLFAIQLYQGQLARADQVFFLKYLLSSQSAILWMSALVFLSTLFYWVGLATRSDTGYSIGSKLCWGAIVLGFTGMLVRWYESYLIGHDVGHIPVSNLYEVFVLFTLVTSLFYLYYEGRYATRALGPFVMLVVSAAVGFLLWYTVSRNAQEIQPLVPALQSWWMKIHVPANFIGYGTFALAAMVSVAYLLKQRGILAERLPSLELLDDVMYKAIAVGFAFFTIATILGALWAAEAWGGYWSWDPKETWALIVWLNYAAWLHMRLMKGLRGTVAAWWALVGLLVTTFAFLGVNMFLSGLHSYGEL; from the coding sequence ATGTCTTCAAACGTGACCACGCAAGCCACGCGCGCCACGCCCGCCCACGGGGGTGCCGGCGATGAGGCTTATCTCGAACCTTCCTTCCTGCGCCGGCTGACGTGGGTGGACTGGCTGTTCGCGCTGGCCTTGGCCGTCGGCGCCGGCATTGCGCTGTCGCAATATGCGCAATGGATGGATGGCTACGACAAGGCCGTGCTGATCGGCGCCGTGCCTGCCTTTGCACTGCTCGGCTGGCACTGGAAGCCGGTACGTCCGCTGATGCTGGGGCTGACGGTGCTGTCGCTGTTCGCGATCCAGCTCTATCAGGGCCAGCTCGCGCGCGCGGACCAGGTCTTCTTCCTCAAGTACCTCCTGTCGAGCCAGTCGGCCATCCTGTGGATGAGCGCGCTGGTGTTCCTGTCCACGCTGTTCTACTGGGTCGGGCTGGCCACGCGCTCGGACACCGGCTACAGCATCGGCAGCAAGCTGTGCTGGGGCGCGATCGTGCTGGGTTTCACCGGCATGCTGGTGCGGTGGTACGAGTCGTACCTGATCGGCCATGACGTCGGCCATATTCCCGTCTCGAACCTGTACGAAGTGTTCGTGCTGTTCACGCTGGTCACGTCGCTGTTCTACCTGTACTACGAAGGCCGCTACGCCACGCGCGCGCTGGGGCCGTTCGTGATGCTGGTGGTGTCGGCCGCGGTGGGCTTCCTGCTGTGGTACACGGTCAGCCGCAACGCGCAGGAAATCCAGCCGCTGGTGCCGGCGCTGCAGAGCTGGTGGATGAAGATCCACGTGCCGGCCAACTTTATCGGCTACGGCACCTTTGCGCTGGCGGCGATGGTGTCGGTCGCGTACCTGCTCAAGCAGCGCGGCATTCTCGCCGAGCGGCTGCCGTCGCTGGAGCTGCTCGATGACGTGATGTACAAGGCCATCGCGGTCGGGTTTGCCTTCTTCACCATCGCCACCATCCTGGGCGCGCTGTGGGCGGCCGAAGCCTGGGGCGGTTACTGGAGCTGGGACCCGAAGGAGACCTGGGCACTGATCGTGTGGCTGAACTATGCGGCATGGCTGCACATGCGGCTGATGAAGGGCCTGCGCGGCACGGTGGCTGCGTGGTGGGCGCTGGTCGGACTGCTGGTGACGACCTTTGCCTTTCTCGGCGTCAATATGTTCCTGTCCGGCCTGCACAGCTACGGGGAGCTCTGA
- the msrQ gene encoding protein-methionine-sulfoxide reductase heme-binding subunit MsrQ translates to MASTTNAATAATAATAAGGVARKQPAGLAALSPQRVRAIKIALWLLALLPFVRLLYLGATGQYGANPLEFVTRSTGTWTLVMLCLTLAITPLRRLTGWNWLIRLRRMLGLFAFFYGLQHFLLWIGVDRGFDLAYMIKDVYKRPFITVGFTAFVLMVPLALTSTNGMVRRLGGKRWQALHKLVYATAVLAILHYWWHKAGKNDFGEVSIYAAVVFVLLGMRVWWWARKGRAA, encoded by the coding sequence ATGGCTTCCACTACCAACGCCGCGACCGCCGCGACCGCCGCGACCGCCGCGGGCGGCGTGGCGCGCAAGCAGCCGGCCGGCCTGGCAGCGCTGTCGCCGCAGCGCGTGCGCGCCATCAAGATCGCCTTGTGGCTGCTGGCGCTGCTGCCGTTCGTCCGGCTGCTTTACCTTGGCGCAACCGGGCAATACGGCGCCAACCCGCTGGAATTCGTCACCCGCTCCACCGGCACCTGGACCCTGGTGATGCTGTGCCTGACGCTGGCGATCACGCCGCTGCGCCGGCTGACCGGCTGGAACTGGCTGATCAGGCTGCGCCGCATGCTGGGTTTGTTTGCGTTCTTCTATGGGCTGCAGCACTTCCTGCTGTGGATCGGCGTGGATCGCGGCTTCGACCTGGCCTACATGATCAAGGACGTGTACAAGCGTCCCTTCATCACGGTGGGGTTCACGGCGTTCGTGCTGATGGTGCCGCTGGCGCTGACGTCGACCAACGGCATGGTGCGCCGCCTGGGCGGCAAGCGCTGGCAGGCGCTGCACAAGCTGGTCTATGCGACCGCGGTGCTGGCGATCCTGCACTACTGGTGGCACAAGGCGGGCAAGAACGACTTCGGCGAAGTCTCGATCTATGCCGCGGTGGTATTCGTGCTGCTGGGGATGCGGGTCTGGTGGTGGGCGCGCAAGGGCAGGGCTGCCTGA
- a CDS encoding COG4315 family predicted lipoprotein, translated as MARVRLTSAASLVRPAALALGCAAVLLAGCSGMGMGGSSTGNMPPTVKVTSGVLTDPQGLTLYTFDRDTANSGKSACNGPCATNWPPLMAAPGSNASGQYTIITRDDGGKQWAYRGMPLYRFAKDAKPGDKTGDNLNNVWHVAKP; from the coding sequence ATGGCACGTGTGCGTCTTACCTCTGCAGCATCCCTCGTTCGTCCCGCCGCGCTGGCGCTCGGCTGCGCGGCTGTCCTGCTCGCCGGCTGCTCCGGCATGGGCATGGGCGGCAGCAGTACCGGCAACATGCCGCCCACGGTGAAGGTGACCAGTGGCGTGCTGACCGATCCGCAGGGCCTGACGCTGTACACCTTCGACCGCGACACCGCCAACAGCGGCAAGAGCGCTTGCAACGGCCCCTGTGCCACCAACTGGCCGCCGCTGATGGCCGCGCCGGGTTCGAACGCGTCGGGCCAATACACCATCATCACGCGCGATGATGGCGGCAAGCAGTGGGCCTACCGCGGCATGCCGCTGTACCGCTTTGCCAAGGACGCCAAGCCTGGCGACAAGACCGGTGACAATCTCAACAACGTCTGGCACGTCGCCAAGCCCTGA
- a CDS encoding RNA polymerase sigma factor, which yields MDGFEGQLVALAPRLRRHARGLTGDAAQADDLVQDTLERALRYRWRFRLRPGAWWGDGADGLLPWLLTLMHRLRLNSLRRKDLVVATDTLPEVSAPAADPGLRRDLLQALAQLPEAQRAVLLLVSLEQLTYAEAARVLDIPQGTVMSRLARAREQMRRLLDGGAPGQPVPAASSLQRVK from the coding sequence ATGGACGGCTTTGAAGGCCAGCTCGTAGCGCTGGCGCCGCGGCTGCGGCGCCACGCGCGCGGTCTCACCGGCGACGCGGCACAGGCCGACGACCTGGTGCAGGACACGCTCGAGCGCGCGCTGCGCTACCGCTGGCGCTTCCGCCTGCGCCCCGGCGCCTGGTGGGGCGACGGCGCCGACGGCCTGTTGCCGTGGCTGCTGACCCTGATGCACCGGCTGCGCCTGAACAGCTTGCGGCGCAAGGACCTGGTGGTGGCCACCGACACCCTGCCCGAGGTCAGCGCGCCCGCGGCCGACCCCGGCCTGCGCCGCGACCTGCTGCAGGCGCTGGCGCAGCTGCCCGAAGCCCAGCGCGCGGTGCTGCTGCTGGTCAGCCTGGAGCAACTGACCTATGCCGAGGCGGCGCGCGTGCTCGACATCCCGCAAGGCACGGTGATGTCGCGCCTGGCGCGTGCGCGCGAGCAGATGCGGCGCTTGCTCGACGGCGGTGCTCCCGGCCAGCCGGTGCCTGCCGCCAGTTCACTGCAGCGGGTGAAATGA